A section of the Callospermophilus lateralis isolate mCalLat2 chromosome 16, mCalLat2.hap1, whole genome shotgun sequence genome encodes:
- the Dcstamp gene encoding dendritic cell-specific transmembrane protein isoform X2, protein MGMWTSSMDVILSLWRMYVFPRGPGWVDFLQHLGVCCFVAFISVSLLSVAFYWFLPSVVAFATSWMVMCVLLGCSRHARCFILLVFLSCGLREGRNALIAAGTGIVIFGHVENIFHNFKCFLDSMTCNLRAKSFAVHFPLLKKYIEAIQWIYGLATPLNVFDDLVSWNQTLVVSLFSPRHVLEAQLNNTKGEVLSVLHPVTTMMEVFSSLGQKLLAFAGLFLVLLSTGLFMKRFLGPWGCKFENIYITRQFVQFDEKERHQQRPCVLPLNKRERKKFISGFQS, encoded by the exons ATGGGCATGTGGACCTCGAGCATGGATGTCATCCTAAGTCTTTGGAGGATGTACGTGTTTCCGAGAGGTCCTGGATGGGTGGACTTTCTCCAGCACTTGGGAGTGTGCTGTTTTGTGGCCTTCATTTCAGTGAGCCTCCTCTCTGTGGCCTTCTACTGGTTTCTGCCATCAGTGGTGGCCTTCGCCACCTCCTGGATGGTCATGTGTGTTCTCTTGGGCTGCTCCAGGCACGCGCGCTGTTTCATTCTTCTGGTCTTTCTCTCATGTGGCCTGCGCGAAGGCAGGAACGCTTTGATTGCAGCTGGCACGGGCATAGTGATCTTTGGCCACgtggaaaatatttttcacaacTTTAAATGTTTCCTGGACAGTATGACTTGCAACCTCAGGGCAAAGAGCTTTGCTGTACATTTTCCACTTCTGAAAAAATACATTGAAGCCATTCAGTGGATTTATGGCCTTGCCACTCCACTGAATGTATTTGATGACCTCGTTTCGTGGAATCAGACACTGGTGGTCTCTCTTTTCAGTCCCAGACACGTCCTGGAGGCACAGCTAAACAACACCAAAGGAGAAGTCCTGAGTGTCTTACACCCTGTGACCACCATGATGGAGGTGTTTTCCTCCCTGGGGCAGAAACTGCTCGCCTTTGCTGGGCTTTTTCTTGTTCTGCTCAGCACTGGCCTCTTTATGAAACGATTTTTGGGCCCCTGGGGTTGTAAGTTTGAAAACATCTACATCACCAGACAATTTGTTCAGTTTGATGAAAAGGAGAGGCATCAACAGAGGCCCTGTGTCCTCCCACTGAataagagggagaggaagaa GTTCATTTCTGGCTTCCAATCCTGA
- the Dcstamp gene encoding dendritic cell-specific transmembrane protein isoform X1, producing the protein MGMWTSSMDVILSLWRMYVFPRGPGWVDFLQHLGVCCFVAFISVSLLSVAFYWFLPSVVAFATSWMVMCVLLGCSRHARCFILLVFLSCGLREGRNALIAAGTGIVIFGHVENIFHNFKCFLDSMTCNLRAKSFAVHFPLLKKYIEAIQWIYGLATPLNVFDDLVSWNQTLVVSLFSPRHVLEAQLNNTKGEVLSVLHPVTTMMEVFSSLGQKLLAFAGLFLVLLSTGLFMKRFLGPWGCKFENIYITRQFVQFDEKERHQQRPCVLPLNKRERKKYVVIPSFRLTPKERKNLGLFFLPILTHLSIWVLFTAADYLLYRLIFSVSKQFQSLPRLEVHLKLHREKQGTQDLIHDSSFNISVFEPSCIPKPKLLLSRTWVPLSIILVILMMLGLLSSILMQLKILVSTSFYPNVERERIQYLHAKLLRKRSKQPQEEFKRKLSLYFKKVHFWLPILKMIRKKHTDIEAEDNRQESE; encoded by the exons ATGGGCATGTGGACCTCGAGCATGGATGTCATCCTAAGTCTTTGGAGGATGTACGTGTTTCCGAGAGGTCCTGGATGGGTGGACTTTCTCCAGCACTTGGGAGTGTGCTGTTTTGTGGCCTTCATTTCAGTGAGCCTCCTCTCTGTGGCCTTCTACTGGTTTCTGCCATCAGTGGTGGCCTTCGCCACCTCCTGGATGGTCATGTGTGTTCTCTTGGGCTGCTCCAGGCACGCGCGCTGTTTCATTCTTCTGGTCTTTCTCTCATGTGGCCTGCGCGAAGGCAGGAACGCTTTGATTGCAGCTGGCACGGGCATAGTGATCTTTGGCCACgtggaaaatatttttcacaacTTTAAATGTTTCCTGGACAGTATGACTTGCAACCTCAGGGCAAAGAGCTTTGCTGTACATTTTCCACTTCTGAAAAAATACATTGAAGCCATTCAGTGGATTTATGGCCTTGCCACTCCACTGAATGTATTTGATGACCTCGTTTCGTGGAATCAGACACTGGTGGTCTCTCTTTTCAGTCCCAGACACGTCCTGGAGGCACAGCTAAACAACACCAAAGGAGAAGTCCTGAGTGTCTTACACCCTGTGACCACCATGATGGAGGTGTTTTCCTCCCTGGGGCAGAAACTGCTCGCCTTTGCTGGGCTTTTTCTTGTTCTGCTCAGCACTGGCCTCTTTATGAAACGATTTTTGGGCCCCTGGGGTTGTAAGTTTGAAAACATCTACATCACCAGACAATTTGTTCAGTTTGATGAAAAGGAGAGGCATCAACAGAGGCCCTGTGTCCTCCCACTGAataagagggagaggaagaagtaTGTTGTCATCCCATCTTTCCGGCTGACTCCTAAAGAGAGGAAAAACCTGGGGCTGTTTTTCCTCCCCATACTTACCCATCTCTCCATCTGGGTGCTGTTCACAGCTGCAGATTACCTGCTGTATCGACTCATTTTCTCCGTGAGCAAACAATTCCAAAGCTTGCCAAGACTTGAAGTTCACTTGAAACTGCACAGAGAG aAACAAGGAACTCAAGACCTCATCCATGATTCTTCCTTTAATATATCTGTCTTTGAACCCAGCTGCATCCCTAAACCTAAGCTCCTTCTGTCTAGGACTTGGGTTCCTCTCAGTATTATTCTTGTGATATTAATGATGCTGGGACTGTTGTCCTCCATTCTGATGCAACTTAAGATCCTGGTGTCCACATCCTTCTACCCCAACGTGGAGAGGGAGCGCATTCAGTACCTACATGCAAAGCTACTTAGAAAAAGATCAAAGCAGCCACAGGAAGAGTTCAAAAGGAAACTGAGTCTGTACTTTAAAAAG GTTCATTTCTGGCTTCCAATCCTGAAAATGATTAGGAAGAAACACACAGACATTGAGGCCGAAGACAATCGACAAGAGTCTGAATAG